Below is a genomic region from Syngnathoides biaculeatus isolate LvHL_M chromosome 5, ASM1980259v1, whole genome shotgun sequence.
cctatgggcaatttagagtcttcaattaatgtacgtaccttgcatgtttttgggatgtgggaggaaaccagaatgcctggagaaaacccacacaggcgcgaggataacatgcaaactccacacaggtaaggctggatttgaacctgcatCCTGCcggccactgtgccgcccactcAAATGAATTGAATGTTCAACCTGTGTATATAACATTAGATTAtctgtccatctatctattGTGTGCTACTGTGTAACCTCAATTCTTGGgttattttgatgaaagctTTGCCCCATATATGTTAGCTggataagtggtgtagaaaGATAATGTTGGCTTTAATTGAAAGCGAGCCTACCGCTCCACGCCCTGATGACCTCGCCGAGGAAGAGTCGCGAGTGGGAGCCGAAGGGAAGTCTGAGCTCCAGACTCTCGTCCTTGTAACTCACTCGCACTCTCGTATCAGCACCTTCAAGAAAACAGAAATATAAAAATCTTCTATACAGTAGTGATAGAGCACATCCCGATTATGGTGCCAATTACCACCCCCCtgactcctaaaaaaaaaacgacatcaaCTCACCAACAAGTGCTAACTCCTCTGGGGACGAAactaaaaaacagaaaaatgtgttcatcttGCCATCACGTACGATCGTCAATGTAGTGTTAATCACTGAAAATACTATGGTATTGACTGACAGGCCATCAGTATTActgcacacacatgcatctCAATAAAACACAACACCGTGGAAAACTGAAAATCTATTTCAGTAGTTCAAAtcaaaaagcaatttaaaaCTTTTGTTAACCTTGCTTTATTATGCTATTGGTGTATGATTTTGACACACCACAAGCCTGTTGAGTGCTATTTTATTGTGATGCACTAGTCCTCTCTACACCAAAacaaggaaataaataaaaaccgaATGGGCAACTATCCGGAATGCTCACTCTCAACAACAGCAAAGTCGAGGTCGATCGGTACCACGTCCTCCAGAGACACGTCATCCGCAGTAATGGCCATCCTCCGATGGGTATAAATAAAGATTCTATTTAAACACAGTCACCAAGAAATGTGGTTAGGGAGTCTTTGGCTCTGTGCACTCGGCGGACACTTCATTTGGCATACTTGCACGACCACAATACAAGAAGCATTTCTACTTCTACTTTATATTAGAATGATACTCTAAAGGGATTAATACCTCTCTTTATGACAATTTATTGTTGTATTGGAACTCACGCATGCTGTTTGACAGCTTCCACCAATCCCAGCAGTCGGCTTTCAGTCTTGTCATGCGAGAGGACGTCACATTGCAGAGCATGTTTTACGACTCAGTTCAGGAAAACGCATCTTGACATAGAAACGGTAAAATgagccatctttttttctccccccccaaaatgacaaacacattaCAGGTACAGTATTTCCCAAGAGGCTGCTCTAGTATCAGTGATttcctctgtaaaaaaaaaaatagaagctaCACCAAAGATGATGaactttttaattaattttttgtgtatatgtatatatttgtgttcATATCATATCAAATACaggatacatttttatatttaagtaGGTTTCAGTACAGGATTTGAATCAGCACATCTTTTACGGGTGTCTTTAACACAAGTATCTCTACTACTATAAACGTATGAATACTTTTGGCACCTCTGACAATCATAAAAACTAACGTATGTACGGTGTACCGTATTTTGATGTATTCTTACCCCGCCGTCGTCGTAAAGTGAGGACgcctttaatgaaaaaaaaaacgacgtcaTCTTGTGGCCAAACTCTGTCACTACTGAGCTTGCTGAGTTTGAGTCTAGTGAGTCCCACCCGTTTGAAACATGCAAACGCCTccttcaaacacattttgttgtttaaaatattactttttgaCCGCCCCCAACGCCTTTTATTGCATCAAATCAATCCTCTCAACAGATCTCGACAGGATTAGAAGTTGCCACCTAAATTTAGATGAAGCTAAATCCCTCGAGTACAGAGTAACAACAAAAGAAAGGATACTATAATGCAGTTTTCGTCTCCTTGCAGGGTGTCTTGGATGGCGATAGACTGATCCATGACGGCTGTGGTGGGTCTTGGGTCAATTTGCAGGAAGTCCACGCGTGGGTGGTCGACGTGGATCTCATGAGTGGGCGACGTAAGAGCAGCGCGGACAAGGAAGACCCACAGCGGTCCTGATCGTTGGAATGTGACTTTTCTTCTTGTTTGCAAAAGTCGAGTTGTTTGTGGACAAACTCTCAGTACTGCTGCTGGTATTCACACTGCCACGCACTGATTCCAAAGCCAGCACCCCCGAGTGACGTCAAAAATGGGCTGTCACTAATGCGCGTGtccacccacgcacacactGGAAAAATATCCCAACTTCGTAAGAACTATTTTTGGACCGGTATTCTGCACTTACAGTATCTGAAACTCGACAGTAACAAGTATGCCTAGTTGCCTGTCAGCCCACACTTGCCTCGTCCAGGGTCAAGCCTGGTTTGCCCAGGAGCTGTCCCGTATGTGGGTATCAAGTTTTGACGCGTTCAGTCATAATCCTACACGATATCCTTGCACCGTTGGCTCTCAGACAAGCACAAATACAGTACCATGTCTGAACCTGCGTTCCCGATCATACCAAACATGATTACTATTGCAACTACATCactaatttattttacaaagcTCTAAACTCTTCTCACGTTCCCAATTGGCTGAACAAGTTAACACTGGATGAATTGTGATTCTCGTGCATTTTAATGACATTCCCATAATGCTGTGCTGCATGATGGAGAGCCACCCTCACAATTCAATGAATGACGCCTTTTTGGTGTTTGTGCACTTGTTCCCAGTTTATGAGCAGTGGAATGGCCAGAAACCTGGAGAGGAGAATACACATCGATAAAAAGtacgttaaaaaaaaggattttaaaggtcaagtgtcatccctataaacattctaatatagacattgaaatgaaaaatatatataacattattcacttcaatgtctaaattaataaataaatatgagcggagagacagccaagtggtcaccatattggctgcatcccctgtacgtgacgtcaccctggacattcgccattgaaaacacaggtggaccctactatgggagacgaacacgccccttctgacacggaagctcttttcgaagaagagaacatcacacaaccaagtgaagttaccggggcaatattacactattgtttcgagccatatttagatgatatgcgatcatggccaaaccgcctccccgtccaatccacttccgtggcggagatgagccatcgcggtggctcattttcggcgccgaggtggcttatcacagagccgagccgggctgctttacggcgttgttcatagctccCGCCGTccatgatgaacaacaccgccgatccagggcgctttacggtgttgtcatcacacgtggctgagtgcggcattgtcggcagcgttgttcaaaGCAGCCGCCATTTACGAGCCGACGCGCCAGCCTTCGCTGGCAAGGCGACAAGCAGCCCTCGCCGATGAGCCCGACGTGCACGTCGACACATTGACCACGCCtgtcatacagtatgtacacggATCTtctgttacattatgagagaccgattacgtggtccgtcccaaactaattttttttttttttagtagctgtatacacacctacctgtcatttggaattcacgaagctctcgtccattgcaccagtacaatccatttttcacgacgaaccgggtctcttgcaaacttatgaagggtaaatccatcctcccgagtgttcaagcaatgtccagcaatgcaacgagctggcattttggctaacacgaaggaacgagctaccttcccggaggtaaaactaatagaaacaaacgagtccacttgagggcagtcctgccatgtacgtcacttcctgcttctccttgaacacaaatccctcgaggggattttcatggcgggagttacaaaaagctgtatacgtcaaaatcttgttttgtggtgaaaaaacgcatgggtccatgtcagatgccgtttttcatcaataacatactaaaaatcatgcatttcatgacagtggccctttaagcacCAATGGGAGAATATAGCCCATCGACAAGCATTAAAAAGCATCACTTCAAACTGTATTTGTCTGTCAAAATCTTTATTcagcaaatggagaaaaaaaccaacaaaaataaactgatTGTAATACATGAGGTAACCCTGCTGCTTCTTAATACATGCAGTTTCTTTGCGGAAAGAGCAGGGGAGAAGAAAGAGTTTTTATTGATTGGCCATGTATACCATCTCCACAATGGCTCTTGTGACCCTGTCCCGATCTGCGACCGAGGAATCATCCAAGTCGAGCTGGTCGAAGTTTGCAGAGCAGTCAATAAAGTTTTTGAAAAAGCGTCGTGTCATTCTCCAGGCCATGGCGGTGCAGATGTACAGCAGATCGTTCAGCGAGATGTTTTGACACAGGCAGGGAATCGAAACCACAGCGTTGGTGAGCATCCTTCCGATCTCCTTGCAGGCACCctcatatcttcgtgcaaacatcgCCGTGCTGGACTCTTCGTTTGCGAGCGGCTCCAGATCATCCAAAAGGTAATCGAGTAACACGTCTACAGTCTCCTGCACCAAGGGctcagtggcacggtggaacttCTCGCACAGTCTCATTCTTTGTGTGCTGCTCAGCACTACGCTGCCCAGTGATTGTTGAAGCTCACTGAAAAGACACTGGAGGAAGATCTCCGTGTCCCGTTCAGCTTGAGGCCTCACCAAGGTGATGTACTTCTGGAGGCCTTCCAGCGTGACCTTCATCAGACAAAGAGATAGACAAGTGACTGAATTGTTGCACGTAGTTCTTCAACGAGTGCAGGTAGTATTTTTCTTACCGTCCTCCCGAGCAACTGCGAAAGGCGTCCCTCTTCGTCTAGGTCCATGCACACTTCTCTCTCCATTTTGTGCAAACAGAGGATCCTTGCCTTTGTCCAGGCCTGTACACATCACCACAATGACAAGTTAGGAACAGGCTACATTACCGGCTGTTGATTCCATTTTGACATCTTGGAAATTTTGCTGTCACTGCATTTAAGtaagtgccaaacaaatgataTGCATACAAGTCTTAAATTCTTTAACTGCATTTATGAATACATAATTAGGTGTTATGGATACAGTGATGTAGAGTGCATctcaacaaatgtaaaaaatgtattccagtAGCTCAGTTCAAACAGTACGGAACTCTTATACTGTATTAGGTACATTCAATAAATCCCTTCataatttccatttaaaaacattattttttgtgtttgcgTATACATGTTTAAAACCATGAAATGTTTCACTTTGTgtgtaataaataatataattcaGAACAGTCTTACTCTGAACAATCACACTCATGAAAAATATTATTGAAGCTTCCCAGATATTCCAACACCTATTACAAATGCTCCACTTTTGTCCTCATTTCTTACAAAACTTTTCCAAACACAACCATTTGTTGACACTAATTACCGTAAATATAATTGCAAATTCAATAAACACTTACCACACAAAGGAGATTGAACATTCTGGCATCCACTCTCGTTTGCATTTCCCGGAACCTATAAAATGTAGAGAAATAATAGTTTTAATTTCACATAGGGCCAACCTTttggattttaaatatttttgtgtattcctTGATTGCTTTGTACTTACTGGTGTGGTATGTTTCTATTTTGCAGCAACCACAGCTTCATGTGTTCAGGCAAGATGTTGGGTGGAACTCGATTCTGTCTGGCCAAGATCACAAACTGTCTCATGAATCTTTTCTGCATATGCAAATGGAAAAGACCTTAAACTACATTCATAAGTTCCACCAAGACAGCATATGATACAATTTCAAAAATAGTTACCTCTATATTGTACAAGAGTTCATCACCAGCTGGCAAAGAAATGGGTTGCATCTGAGGGAGTTCTTGAACGACATGATCAATGGAACTGTAGAAATGAGATTTTCAAGAGACAACAAGATtttacacacaacacacaaacatacagcaTTTTTGAGTGAATACAGTACCATGAAAATAAAACCTCAAACATCCGTGACATCTAAGTAGACCAGCTATATTATGAAAACGTAAGGGGTGTACAGTAATAGTTTCCATTCCAAATCATTATCTGGGGTTCTTCCATATGAGACCACCAAATATTGcaagtctacatttttataaaaGTAAAACTTATTGACTCAACTaattcccccccctccccccccccccccacacacacacactaactcaataaaataatgtttcatAAGAGTTTACGTACCGGTTCAACGATAGAATCCCCATTGTTGAAGTCGAGTAAGAAATTAGCGCTGGTCTTCGAATTTCTTCCGTTTATCAAGACCTCTGAATACAAATAATCCCCGAGCATCGGTACAGCGATGTGGTAGCCTATATAGGAAGTAGCTCAAAGTGTGTGAAGGCGCTTTAATGGcccaaacatccattttcagcTTCTTTTGTTGCTTTGAGGTAATTAGTATCTTTCATATTGCCACCAAAGGACTACGTCATCGACAAGTTTGATGTGACGTAGTGCATGCTAACGTTCGCCTGCCTCTTTGCCTCTCTGCTtcagtacaagaaaaaaaacaaaacaaaagtgagcGAAAGTAACACAAGCTGTACACACCATTTGACTTAATTTGTCACTCCTTCCTTTCTAGCGCACTCCATAAACACATAGACATAAATACTAGATACGCCAGCTCGTTGTTGAAAAAAGACTACGTGCTTACGTCATGGCCATATTGGAAAAGTCAACTTTTCCATCAAAGGACAATGcatggacattgaaatgaagTCGTAACATGCTTAGTTTTCAAGCAATTTTCACAAGGattggtttttgttgttgttgttgtttttgtttttcaatcaatGCCATTGCGTTTTCTATTGAGAAATAactataaaacaaataaaaaaataaaaagccccCAACATGTCATAGGTTACCTCATGTTCACTTG
It encodes:
- the LOC133500885 gene encoding uncharacterized protein LOC133500885 isoform X3, producing MKLWLLQNRNIPHQFREMQTRVDARMFNLLCVAWTKARILCLHKMEREVCMDLDEEGRLSQLLGRTVTLEGLQKYITLVRPQAERDTEIFLQCLFSELQQSLGSVVLSSTQRMRLCEKFHRATEPLVQETVDVLLDYLLDDLEPLANEESSTAMFARRYEGACKEIGRMLTNAVVSIPCLCQNISLNDLLYICTAMAWRMTRRFFKNFIDCSANFDQLDLDDSSVADRDRVTRAIVEMVYMANQ
- the LOC133500885 gene encoding uncharacterized protein LOC133500885 isoform X2, whose amino-acid sequence is MQPISLPAGDELLYNIEKRFMRQFVILARQNRVPPNILPEHMKLWLLQNRNIPHQFREMQTRVDARMFNLLCVAWTKARILCLHKMEREVCMDLDEEGRLSQLLGRTVTLEGLQKYITLVRPQAERDTEIFLQCLFSELQQSLGSVVLSSTQRMRLCEKFHRATEPLVQETVDVLLDYLLDDLEPLANEESSTAMFARRYEGACKEIGRMLTNAVVSIPCLCQNISLNDLLYICTAMAWRMTRRFFKNFIDCSANFDQLDLDDSSVADRDRVTRAIVEMVYMANQ
- the LOC133500885 gene encoding uncharacterized protein LOC133500885 isoform X1, translated to MGILSLNRSIDHVVQELPQMQPISLPAGDELLYNIEKRFMRQFVILARQNRVPPNILPEHMKLWLLQNRNIPHQFREMQTRVDARMFNLLCVAWTKARILCLHKMEREVCMDLDEEGRLSQLLGRTVTLEGLQKYITLVRPQAERDTEIFLQCLFSELQQSLGSVVLSSTQRMRLCEKFHRATEPLVQETVDVLLDYLLDDLEPLANEESSTAMFARRYEGACKEIGRMLTNAVVSIPCLCQNISLNDLLYICTAMAWRMTRRFFKNFIDCSANFDQLDLDDSSVADRDRVTRAIVEMVYMANQ